From the genome of Monomorium pharaonis isolate MP-MQ-018 chromosome 2, ASM1337386v2, whole genome shotgun sequence, one region includes:
- the LOC105834880 gene encoding F-box/LRR-repeat protein 20 isoform X1 has translation MIHSGRTRLEKKVSLQQLGVGGGGGQGVGQGVLAFEETEKGGGGTGGQWWKQQHPSYHHHYHHHHHQQHYHHQGGYYTQTHIHNPVTTMKQSYMQLTWVFHDDEAQINKKLPKELLLRIFSYLDVVSLCRCAQVSKAWNVLALDGSNWQRIDLFDFQRDVEGPVIENISRRCGGFLRQLSLKGCQSIGNNSMRTLAQSCPNIEELNLSQCKRISDATCAALSSHCPKLQRLNLDSCPEITDMSLKDLAAGCPLLTHINLSWCELLTDNGVDALAKGCPELRSFLSKGCRQLTDKAVMCLARYCPNLEAINLHECRNITDDGVRELSERCPRLHYVCLSNCPNLTDATLISLAQHCPLLNVLECVACTHFTDTGFQALARNCKLLEKMDLEECLLITDATLTHLAMGCPRLEKLSLSHCELITDEGLRQIALSPCAAEHLAVLELDNCPNISDNGLNHLMQACHNLERIELYDCLHITREGIRKLRAHLPNLKVHAYFAPPTPPPSAGASRQRYCRCCVIL, from the exons aaaaaagtaagTCTCCAACAATTAGGAGTGGGAGGAGGGGGCGGCCAAGGGGTCGGACAAGGGGTACTGGCGTTCGAGGAGACGGAAAAAGGAGGCGGCGGTACCGGTGGACAATGGTGGAAGCAGCAGCATCCATCCTATCATCACCATTAtcaccatcatcatcatcaacaACATTATCATCATCAGGGCGGTTATTACACGCAAACGCATATTCACAACCCTGTCACTACCATGAAGCAATCCTACATGCAG CTAACATGGGTGTTTCACGATGACGAGGCGCAGATTAACAAGAAACTGCCAAAAGAATTGCTACTCAG AATTTTTTCGTACCTCGATGTCGTATCGCTATGCCGTTGTGCCCAAGTAAGCAAGGCCTGGAATGTGTTGGCGCTCGATGGGTCCAATTGGCAGAGGATCGATCTCTTCGATTTTCAACGAGACGTGGAg GGACCAGTAATAGAAAATATCTCGAGGCGTTGCGGTGGATTCCTCAGGCAGCTCTCGCTCAAGGGATGCCAAAGCATCGGCAACAACTCGATGCGCACCCTAGCCCAGTCGTGTCCTAATATCGAGGAGCTCAATTTGAGCCAGTGCAAGAGGATCTCGGATGCAACATGCGCGGCTCTCAGCAGTCATTGCCCCAAGCTCCAGCGGCTGAATCTGGACTCCTGTCCCGAGATAACGGACATGTCCCTGAAGGATCTTGCGGCAGGCTGCCCACTGCTCACTCACATCAATCTCTCGTGGTGTGAACTGCTCACCGACAATGGGGTCGACGCACTCGCCAAAGGTTGCCCGGAGCTTCGCAGCTTCCTCAGCAAGGGTTGCCGCCAGCTGACGGATAAGGCCGTGATGTGTTTAGCACGCTACTGTCCTAATCTCGAAGCGATCAATCTACACGAATGCAGG AACATAACGGACGACGGAGTTAGAGAACTTAGCGAACGATGTCCACGGCTACATTACGTTTGTTTGTCGAATTGCCCCAATTTAACAGACGCGACGTTGATTAGCCTGGCACAACACTGTCCACTCCTCAATGTACTCGAGTGTGTCGCGTGCACCCATTTCACGGATACGGGTTTTCAGGCCCTCGCGAGA AATTGCAAACTGCTCGAGAAGATGGATCTGGAAGAGTGCCTTTTAATCACCGACGCCACCCTCACTCACTTAGCCATGGGCTGTCCGAGATTGGAAAAACTA AGCCTGTCACACTGTGAGTTGATCACCGACGAAGGCCTCCGACAAATTGCACTGTCGCCATGCGCGGCAGAACACTTAGCCGTCTTAGAGCTGGACAACTGCCCGAACATCTCGGACAACGGTCTGAACCATCTGATGCAGGCCTGTCACAACCTCGAGCGTATCGAACTTTATGACTGCCTACACATTACCAGAGAGGGCATACGCAAACTCAGA GCCCATCTACCGAATTTAAAGGTGCACGCGTATTTCGCACCGCCGACTCCGCCACCCAGCGCGGGAGCCTCGCGACAACGATACTGTCGGTGCTGCGTCATTCTGTGA
- the LOC105834880 gene encoding F-box/LRR-repeat protein 20 isoform X2 yields MIHSGRTRLELTWVFHDDEAQINKKLPKELLLRIFSYLDVVSLCRCAQVSKAWNVLALDGSNWQRIDLFDFQRDVEGPVIENISRRCGGFLRQLSLKGCQSIGNNSMRTLAQSCPNIEELNLSQCKRISDATCAALSSHCPKLQRLNLDSCPEITDMSLKDLAAGCPLLTHINLSWCELLTDNGVDALAKGCPELRSFLSKGCRQLTDKAVMCLARYCPNLEAINLHECRNITDDGVRELSERCPRLHYVCLSNCPNLTDATLISLAQHCPLLNVLECVACTHFTDTGFQALARNCKLLEKMDLEECLLITDATLTHLAMGCPRLEKLSLSHCELITDEGLRQIALSPCAAEHLAVLELDNCPNISDNGLNHLMQACHNLERIELYDCLHITREGIRKLRAHLPNLKVHAYFAPPTPPPSAGASRQRYCRCCVIL; encoded by the exons CTAACATGGGTGTTTCACGATGACGAGGCGCAGATTAACAAGAAACTGCCAAAAGAATTGCTACTCAG AATTTTTTCGTACCTCGATGTCGTATCGCTATGCCGTTGTGCCCAAGTAAGCAAGGCCTGGAATGTGTTGGCGCTCGATGGGTCCAATTGGCAGAGGATCGATCTCTTCGATTTTCAACGAGACGTGGAg GGACCAGTAATAGAAAATATCTCGAGGCGTTGCGGTGGATTCCTCAGGCAGCTCTCGCTCAAGGGATGCCAAAGCATCGGCAACAACTCGATGCGCACCCTAGCCCAGTCGTGTCCTAATATCGAGGAGCTCAATTTGAGCCAGTGCAAGAGGATCTCGGATGCAACATGCGCGGCTCTCAGCAGTCATTGCCCCAAGCTCCAGCGGCTGAATCTGGACTCCTGTCCCGAGATAACGGACATGTCCCTGAAGGATCTTGCGGCAGGCTGCCCACTGCTCACTCACATCAATCTCTCGTGGTGTGAACTGCTCACCGACAATGGGGTCGACGCACTCGCCAAAGGTTGCCCGGAGCTTCGCAGCTTCCTCAGCAAGGGTTGCCGCCAGCTGACGGATAAGGCCGTGATGTGTTTAGCACGCTACTGTCCTAATCTCGAAGCGATCAATCTACACGAATGCAGG AACATAACGGACGACGGAGTTAGAGAACTTAGCGAACGATGTCCACGGCTACATTACGTTTGTTTGTCGAATTGCCCCAATTTAACAGACGCGACGTTGATTAGCCTGGCACAACACTGTCCACTCCTCAATGTACTCGAGTGTGTCGCGTGCACCCATTTCACGGATACGGGTTTTCAGGCCCTCGCGAGA AATTGCAAACTGCTCGAGAAGATGGATCTGGAAGAGTGCCTTTTAATCACCGACGCCACCCTCACTCACTTAGCCATGGGCTGTCCGAGATTGGAAAAACTA AGCCTGTCACACTGTGAGTTGATCACCGACGAAGGCCTCCGACAAATTGCACTGTCGCCATGCGCGGCAGAACACTTAGCCGTCTTAGAGCTGGACAACTGCCCGAACATCTCGGACAACGGTCTGAACCATCTGATGCAGGCCTGTCACAACCTCGAGCGTATCGAACTTTATGACTGCCTACACATTACCAGAGAGGGCATACGCAAACTCAGA GCCCATCTACCGAATTTAAAGGTGCACGCGTATTTCGCACCGCCGACTCCGCCACCCAGCGCGGGAGCCTCGCGACAACGATACTGTCGGTGCTGCGTCATTCTGTGA